The genomic segment CATCGAAAGGTGGATGAGCGCTACAAGACTCGCTATCAGTCCAAATAGGAAAGACGTTCCCCATATATCCTGCATCATAAGCTTAGGTGCTACAAGGCTCAGCAGCAGTTCGCAGCCACCAGCAATAAGCAGGTTGAAGCCCAACACCACCAGTCCGTTCTGCACAAACACACGGTGGCCCTGCCATTCGCGCCAAAAGCGCTGCTGTTTGAACAGCCATCGGTTGAGATACAAACTCGAAAGCGAGAACAAACCGCAGAGTGCAAAGTCAACAAGCAACTCAGGATACAGTCCGCTTACCGACTGTAGGAAGTCGGGCAGGTCAACCAATATCCAGATGATATCGTACAGGAAGAAGAATATAAGCGAGTAGACAAGCCACTCAAGAAAAGAGTTCTTGGATCTATGCATAATTATATAATAAAATGATTATCCTTGCCACCAAGTTCAACCAATCCTACCCGTGGCAGTCCTCCAAAAGTATAGTAATCCAACCAAGCTTTGCGTATATCTCCACCAATACCACTAAAGTATTCGTCAAAGGTGAGAGGCCAGATGCGTATCTCGTCACCTCTGCCTCGGAACTCAGTCACAACATCACTTGACTGGAAACGAGAGTTTGAGCCTGACACATACACATCTACATTCCGCATGTGTGTCAAGCTAAGAATAACCTCCACAAATTCTTCTACCAACTGTACCTCGTCCAAGACTATATAATAAGGATTGCCATCATCCACAACCTTTGAATCTATATAATCGAGCAAGGCATCAGGCTTTCTCAACCGTCTGTTTCGGAAATCATCAAGTTGTATTTCGATGATGTGACTATTAGTCACCCCATGTTCCAACAACCAGTTATGCCAGATATCAAACAGCAGGAAAGACTTTCCACATCGTCTGACACCAGTTATAATCTTCACAAGACCATTTCCACGTCCTGCAATAAGTTCATCCAAGTATTTCTTACGTTCAAATATCATATTAGAGTACTATTTTTGAAATTGGTATCATATTTTACATCATTTCCTTCTTAAACCAAAGCTCGAACACACAGTCGGCGATGAAAACTCCATCCTTCTTTAGGGTGATTAATTCCTTGTCGATGAGGGCTTTCTTGATGCGGTCGATATTGGATTTGCTGCCCAGCGGATAGGTTTCAGCTACAGCCTGGGCGGTGAAACCTGAGTGGACGCCACTGCAGAGGAGGCGCAGAAAATTGAGCTGATAGGTGGTTAAGCCCTCGGTTTGCTGTACGAAAAGACCATGACATTGTTGCAGCAAGGCGCTGATGCCACTTTGTAAGGTTTCTTCGTTTACTTCTTTCTCGGTTTCTGCCATCACGTTCCAAGCTAGTTGCTGCACGTAGGAAGAATAGTTCTTTACGATTTTACAGATTCTTGTAGCATATTCCTCAGACATTTTCTTTCCGTATTTCTCGAATCGGGAACAGATGAAAGGCACCCAATATTCAGTAGGAATGCAATCCAAGTGCAGCATCTCGCCAAACATATAGAAAGGCATGCGTCGGTTTTGGAAAATGTTTTCCATCAGATGCTTCTTGCTTCCAAAGAAACAGTATGATACATTCTGATGATGCTGCCAGGCGCCACGCAGTTTTTTCTGAACCGTAAGAGTATCAGGGAATTCTCCAATTTGCTGGAATTCGTCGATGCAGACCACCATGCGGATTCCCTTTTCCTGAGCGATTCTTTCCGGAAGATTCAGAATCTCTTCAGGGGAATAGTCCTTTGGTGTAATTCCCATAGATAATGAATATTCGGATGTAGGATCTGGACTAAAGGAGATTTTTGGTGAAACTCTTACCAGGAACTGCTTGATGTTTTCTACTACTTGTTCCAGCTTATTACTCATAGAT from the Segatella copri genome contains:
- a CDS encoding AAA family ATPase; its protein translation is MIFERKKYLDELIAGRGNGLVKIITGVRRCGKSFLLFDIWHNWLLEHGVTNSHIIEIQLDDFRNRRLRKPDALLDYIDSKVVDDGNPYYIVLDEVQLVEEFVEVILSLTHMRNVDVYVSGSNSRFQSSDVVTEFRGRGDEIRIWPLTFDEYFSGIGGDIRKAWLDYYTFGGLPRVGLVELGGKDNHFII
- a CDS encoding AAA family ATPase, whose translation is MEKAFVYGMSVAGNNFTDRIEETKRIKADFEHGINVILISPRRMGKTSLVKKVISEIDNPEIKVVYMDIYDCRSEYDFYNRFVETIMKSMSNKLEQVVENIKQFLVRVSPKISFSPDPTSEYSLSMGITPKDYSPEEILNLPERIAQEKGIRMVVCIDEFQQIGEFPDTLTVQKKLRGAWQHHQNVSYCFFGSKKHLMENIFQNRRMPFYMFGEMLHLDCIPTEYWVPFICSRFEKYGKKMSEEYATRICKIVKNYSSYVQQLAWNVMAETEKEVNEETLQSGISALLQQCHGLFVQQTEGLTTYQLNFLRLLCSGVHSGFTAQAVAETYPLGSKSNIDRIKKALIDKELITLKKDGVFIADCVFELWFKKEMM